One window from the genome of Cucumis melo cultivar AY chromosome 12, USDA_Cmelo_AY_1.0, whole genome shotgun sequence encodes:
- the LOC127144273 gene encoding uncharacterized protein LOC127144273: MLRWVCQQSPKSQTISQVFDSPMFIIKAVIEMTPEEEQLKIASGELFENFRSSTIIQSKNGGSKRVREVVNDEDEFKKSKKQKSKIKMKKAIRNLQDRVAVVEGQLNTIKSDIDELKGLMSTILKHIGLQRKGDEGDHKVFEGLVDHTLESKDVDNAKTEDVDTGGTPNWLRMPKEDEHIEVKKKGDEDVLEKKVDIGLEEPIDVVDDEDVIEIEPFLTQRPHVRPARRKRASVYLSTPFTTLPKRSLTSTTSTSESEAIVYDPMHKILDVHLDRLRAWITDKRTDDELRETFHGKKSKAFFRDLFMCRRWLSDEHLDALFLFIRLKIKAAGIPSSQNFTTADTIFMRILVSKWPLYKECIKENRPFDWDEEYRLVDYVVGSKVDFQDPWASVDYVYSPFNVHGNHWVLLCLDLVSCPWQPLSTDPDICS; encoded by the exons atgctgaggtgggtgtgccaacaatcaccaaagtcccaaactataagccaggtgtttgactcgccaatg tttataattaaggcggtcattgagatgacacctgaagaggagcaattgaaaattgcttcaggtgaactttttgaaaacttccgctcatctaccattattcagtcgaagaatggtggttcaaaaagagtacgagaagttgttaacgatgaagatgagttcaaaaagagtaagaaacagaagtccaagattaagatgaaaaaggctattcgaaatctccaagatcgagtagcggttgttgaagggcaacttaatactataaaatccgatattgacgaattgaagggcctgatgtcaaccatattgaagcacattggacttcaaagaaag ggtgacgaaggggaccacaaggtgttcgaaggcttagtagatcatacattagaaagtaaagatgtggataatgctaagaccgaagatgttgacacaggcggtacccctaattggttgaggatgccaaaggaggatgaacacattgaagttaaaaagaag ggtgacgaagatgtgttggagaagaaggttgatattggtttagaggagccaatagatgtcgttgacgatgaggacgtcatagagatagaaccatttctcactcaacgaccacacgttcggcccgcccgtaggaagcgtgcaagtgtttacctatcaaccccattcacaactctacctaaacggtctctgacatcaaccaccagcacctctgagtctgaagcaattgtttatgatcctatgcacaaaatacttgacgtccatttagatagacttcgagcttggattacagacaagcgtacagacgatgagctgcgtgaaacctttcatgggaaaaaatcgaaggcttttttcagagacttgtttatgtgtcgccggtggttgtcggatgag catttggatgcactttttcttttcattcgcttgaagattaaggcagccgggataccttcttctcagaacttcacaactgcagacacaatctttatg cgcattttagtttcgaagtggcccctatacaaagaatgtattaaagagaatcgcccgtttgactgggacgaagagtataggttggttgactatgttgtcgggtcaaaagtggacttccaagatccttgggcaagtgttgattacgtttactctccattcaatgtccatggcaaccattgggttctattatgcttggatttggtaagttgtccaTGGCAaccactatcaactgaccccgatatttgttcttaa